One window of the Deltaproteobacteria bacterium genome contains the following:
- the ffh gene encoding signal recognition particle protein, protein MFDQLTDRLSLVFKKLRGHGKLTEKNIQEALREVRLVLLEADVNFRVVKEFIEAVRSRSIGEEVMASLTPAQQVIKIVHEELVALMGEEARRIKLSGPSPVPVMLVGLHGCGKTTTTAKLARLLKKEGRLPYMVPADVYRPAAVEQLKTLASQIEVDFYEPGEGETPVVICQQARNRAIRQGFDTLLIDTAGRLHIDETLMKELREMKKALLTGEVLLVADAMTGQDAVNIAKRFNDELGIDGVILTKMDGDARGGAALSIRAVTGKPITYIGVGEKIDALELFHPDRMASRILGMGDVLSLIEKAEAAFDEKKARELERKIRKAEFTLEDFRDQLRHIRKMGSLEGLLQMVPGLSRLGGLGSFQGAERELVKIEAIINSMTPQERRNHTIINGKRRLRIARGSGTTVQDVNRLLKQYMAARKMLNRMKKGRMGGLSRGMLPLS, encoded by the coding sequence ATGTTCGACCAATTGACCGACAGGCTTTCCCTGGTTTTCAAGAAGCTGAGGGGCCACGGCAAGCTCACAGAAAAGAATATCCAAGAGGCTCTGAGGGAGGTCAGGCTCGTGCTCCTGGAGGCTGACGTCAACTTCCGGGTAGTCAAGGAATTCATAGAGGCGGTCCGGAGCCGTTCGATCGGTGAGGAGGTGATGGCCAGTCTGACCCCAGCCCAACAGGTGATCAAGATCGTTCATGAGGAACTCGTTGCTCTCATGGGTGAGGAAGCACGCCGGATCAAGCTGTCGGGTCCTTCCCCGGTTCCGGTGATGTTGGTGGGACTCCACGGGTGCGGGAAAACCACAACTACCGCCAAGCTGGCCAGGCTTTTGAAGAAGGAGGGACGTCTCCCCTATATGGTGCCAGCCGATGTCTACAGGCCGGCTGCGGTGGAACAGCTGAAGACCCTGGCCTCCCAGATCGAGGTGGACTTCTACGAGCCCGGCGAGGGTGAAACCCCCGTGGTGATCTGCCAGCAGGCAAGAAATCGGGCCATCAGGCAGGGCTTCGACACTCTGCTCATCGATACGGCAGGGCGGCTTCACATCGATGAAACCCTGATGAAGGAGCTTCGAGAGATGAAGAAGGCCCTCTTGACAGGAGAGGTCCTTCTCGTGGCCGACGCGATGACCGGGCAGGATGCGGTAAACATAGCCAAGAGGTTCAACGACGAGCTGGGCATCGACGGGGTGATTCTTACCAAGATGGACGGTGATGCCCGGGGTGGGGCGGCACTGTCGATCAGGGCAGTAACCGGCAAGCCGATTACCTACATCGGGGTCGGTGAGAAGATAGACGCCCTGGAACTCTTTCATCCTGATCGAATGGCGTCCCGGATTCTCGGCATGGGAGATGTACTCTCCCTTATCGAAAAGGCCGAGGCAGCCTTCGACGAGAAGAAGGCTAGAGAGCTCGAAAGAAAGATTCGAAAAGCCGAGTTCACTCTTGAGGATTTCAGAGACCAGCTCCGCCATATTCGAAAGATGGGCTCTCTGGAGGGGCTCCTTCAGATGGTGCCGGGTCTGAGTCGGCTGGGCGGCCTGGGATCCTTCCAGGGTGCAGAGAGAGAGTTGGTGAAAATCGAGGCCATTATCAATTCGATGACGCCCCAGGAGAGGAGAAACCATACCATCATCAACGGGAAGAGACGGCTGCGGATTGCCAGGGGCAGTGGGACTACGGTCCAGGATGTCAATCGCCTGCTCAAGCAGTACATGGCGGCTCGGAAGATGCTCAACAGGATGAAGAAAGGACGAATGGGCGGCCTGTCGAGGGGGATGCTTCCCTTGTCCTAG